GGGACGGCCATCAGGCCAGTGACGCGAGGAAGCTGTCCAGCACCGTGTTGAAGGCGTCCGGCTGTTCCTGGTTGGGCAGGTGCGCCGCGCCGGGGATGACCTCCAGCCGCGCGCCCTGGACCAGGTCCGCCATCTGCTTCGCCTTCGCCAGGGGCGTCACGGTGTCGTGCTCGCCCACCACGACGAGCGCGGGCCCCGCGTAGCGCGCGAGCAGGTCCTTGCTGTCCAGCCGCAGCGCCATGCCCCGCTGCGCGGCGGCGATGGACTCCGGCGCCACGGCCAGTCCCAGCTTCGTCACCTCGCGGCCCACCGGGGACTCCGGCCCCGCGTGGACCAGCTTGGGGACCAGCCCCTGGACGACGGAGGCGGTGCCTTCCTTCAGCGCCTGCTGGGCGGTGGCCTCTCGCTTG
This genomic window from Corallococcus caeni contains:
- a CDS encoding alpha/beta fold hydrolase encodes the protein MLTVAMDGVSLHYRDVGQGLPVLLLHAFPLDGSAFDRQVAALSGRYRFLVPDLRGFGQSQRGEGPTEMRMLAQDALALLDALNIDAAVVGGVSMGGYAALALLREDPGRVRGLVLADTQCTADDAAGRDKREATAQQALKEGTASVVQGLVPKLVHAGPESPVGREVTKLGLAVAPESIAAAQRGMALRLDSKDLLARYAGPALVVVGEHDTVTPLAKAKQMADLVQGARLEVIPGAAHLPNQEQPDAFNTVLDSFLASLA